The Benincasa hispida cultivar B227 chromosome 9, ASM972705v1, whole genome shotgun sequence genome has a segment encoding these proteins:
- the LOC120085636 gene encoding probable receptor-like protein kinase At4g39110: protein MEIKEKKKISSISSPLMSSSSMAILLVFLCFIFNGPNAAFAVGPGASFIPKDNFLIDCGANKELGALPDGRVFKTDEQSKQFLDAKDDIIATAPPETKAPSPVDLTARVFLQEATYIFQMAEPGWHWVRLHFMPVKSNDFDLLQAKFSVVTEKYVLLHSFNINNESAYVLKEFLLNITEPKLSIKFLPMRNSAAFINAIEVVSAPVDLIADSNVELSPVGTIDGLTKYAFQTLYRLNMGGPIITPRNDTLGRTWEIDEVYRTPKAAGKSVVVETNSIKYQGGLKETGMLIAPPSVYASAVQMGDAQVSVPNFNITWKFEADPSFGYLIRFHFCDIVSKVLNDLYFNVYVNGKAAITNLDLSHKLGSLATAYYKDVVVNASLIVDGLTVQVSPANLETGDANAILNGLEVLKISNSVNSLDGEFGVDGKSANGSNRGTVAAVGFAMMFGAFVGLGAMVMKWHKRPQDWQKRNSFSSWLLPVHAGDSSFMTSKTSYGSHKTNIYSSTLGLGRFFTLAELQEATKNFDPNSIIGVGGFGNVYLGVIDEGTKVAVKRGNPQSEQGITEFQTEIQMLSKLRHRHLVSLIGYCDENAEMILVYEFMSNGPFRDHLYGKDLSPLSWKQRLEICIGAARGLHYLHTGTAQGIIHRDVKTTNILLDENFTAKVADFGLSKDAPMGQGHVSTAVKGSFGYLDPEYFRRQQLTEKSDVYSFGVVLLEALCARPAINPSLTREQVNLADWAMQCKKKGCLEKIMDPLLVGAINPESMKKFAEAAEKCLAEHGVDRPSMGDVLWNLEYALQLQEAFSQGKTEDESKAAGTATVAPATPTAADSSTNAPNSDNRPAVQPEQNRQPAEVQAIDDHSGSAMFAHFSNLNGR, encoded by the coding sequence ATGGAgatcaaagaaaagaagaaaatttcaagtaTCTCCTCTCCATTAATGTCATCTTCTTCGATGGCTATCCTCCTGGTTTTTCTCTGTTTCATATTTAACGGTCCGAACGCTGCATTCGCAGTCGGGCCAGGCGCTTCCTTCATTCCCAAAGATAATTTTCTCATTGACTGTGGTGCCAACAAGGAACTTGGTGCACTCCCTGATGGAAGAGTGTTCAAAACCGATGAGCAATCCAAGCAATTCTTAGATGCCAAGGATGATATCATAGCAACCGCCCCACCGGAGACGAAGGCACCATCCCCGGTCGACTTGACAGCCAGAGTCTTCCTCCAAGAAGCTACTTACATATTTCAGATGGCAGAGCCTGGATGGCATTGGGTGCGTCTACATTTCATGCCTGTTAAAAGCAACGACTTTGATCTCTTGCAGGCCAAATTTTCAGTAGTTACTGAAAAGTATGTATTGCTTCACAGCTTCAACATCAATAATGAATCCGCATATGTTCTCAAGGAGTTTCTCCTCAATATCACTGAACCAAAACTGTCAATCAAGTTCCTCCCTATGAGGAATTCAGCCGCTTTCATCAATGCCATCGAGGTCGTCTCGGCTCCGGTGGACTTGATCGCCGACTCGAATGTCGAGCTGTCTCCAGTGGGGACAATCGACGGCCTGACAAAATATGCATTTCAGACATTGTATAGGTTAAACATGGGAGGACCTATAATCACTCCAAGAAATGACACTCTTGGGAGGACATGGGAGATAGATGAAGTTTACAGGACGCCCAAAGCTGCTGGTAAGAGTGTGGTTGTTGAGACAAACAGCATCAAGTACCAAGGAGGATTGAAAGAAACGGGCATGTTAATTGCTCCTCCAAGTGTATATGCGAGTGCAGTTCAAATGGGAGATGCTCAAGTTAGTGTACCAAATTTCAATATCACATGGAAATTTGAGGCAGATCCATCATTTGGGTATCTGATTCGCTTCCATTTCTGTGACATTGTCAGCAAAGTACTCAATGATCTGTATTTCAATGTTTATGTAAATGGGAAGGCTGCCATAACCAACTTGGATTTGTCACATAAGCTAGGAAGTTTGGCAACTGCATACTACAAGGATGTTGTGGTTAATGCTTCCTTGATTGTAGATGGACTGACAGTTCAAGTTAGTCCAGCTAATCTCGAAACTGGTGATGCGAATGCCATTCTAAATGGCTTAGAGGTATTGAAAATAAGCAATTCTGTTAATAGTTTGGATGGAGAGTTTGGAGTGGATGGTAAGTCTGCAAATGGGTCTAACCGTGGCACAGTCGCTGCCGTTGGGTTTGCGATGATGTTTGGGGCGTTTGTCGGGCTTGGTGCCATGGTGATGAAATGGCATAAAAGGCCTCAAGATTGGCAGAAGAGGAACAGTTTCTCTTCCTGGTTGCTTCCTGTACATGCTGGTGACTCAAGCTTTATGACAAGCAAGACTTCATATGGATCACACAAGACCAATATTTACTCCTCAACTTTAGGCCTTGGTAGGTTCTTCACTTTGGCAGAACTCCAAGAAGCCACCAAGAACTTTGATCCCAATTCAATAATTGGTGTTGGTGGGTTTGGAAATGTGTACCTTGGGGTGATTGATGAAGGGACTAAAGTTGCAGTTAAGAGAGGAAATCCACAATCTGAGCAAGGCATAACAGAATTCCAAACAGAAATTCAGATGCTTTCAAAACTCAGACACAGGCATTTGGTTTCTTTGATTGGGTACTGTGATGAAAATGCTGAAATGATCTTGGTATATGAGTTCATGTCAAATGGTCCATTCAGAGATCACTTGTATGGAAAGGACTTATCTCCATTGTCATGGAAGCAAAGGCTAGAGATCTGTATCGGAGCAGCTCGAGGTCTTCATTACCTTCACACAGGAACAGCACAAGGAATTATTCACCGTGATGTCAAAACAACCAACATTTTACTCGACGAAAACTTCACTGCAAAAGTCGCCGATTTCGGGCTATCAAAGGATGCTCCAATGGGACAAGGACATGTTAGTACTGCAGTGAAGGGAAGTTTTGGATATTTGGATCCAGAATACTTTAGGAGGCAACAGTTGACAGAAAAATCAGATGTTTATTCCTTTGGAGTTGTTCTTCTTGAGGCTTTATGTGCAAGGCCAGCAATCAACCCATCTTTGACAAGAGAACAAGTGAACTTGGCTGATTGGGCAATGCAATGTAAGAAAAAAGGGTGTTTGGAAAAGATAATGGATCCACTTCTAGTTGGAGCTATAAATCCCGAGTCCATGAAGAAGTTTGCAGAAGCAGCAGAGAAATGTCTTGCTGAACATGGTGTAGATAGACCAAGCATGGGGGATGTGTTGTGGAATTTGGAGTATGCATTACAACTACAAGAAGCATTCTCACAAGGAAAGACTGAAGATGAAAGCAAAGCTGCAGGCACAGCAACTGTCGCCCCGGCTACCCCTACTGCTGCCGATTCTTCGACAAATGCACCGAACTCCGACAACCGTCCTGCCGTGCAGCCGGAACAGAATAGGCAGCCAGCAGAGGTACAAGCCATTGATGATCACTCAGGAAGTGCAATGTTTGCTCATTTTTCTAATCTCAATGGTAGATGA